One part of the Bacillus rossius redtenbacheri isolate Brsri chromosome 18, Brsri_v3, whole genome shotgun sequence genome encodes these proteins:
- the LOC134541139 gene encoding COMM domain-containing protein 8-like: METDLLLWSNVSNDQVFQEFLHACIDEVCGRRGPSYDTFRTSCSWTEDEFSSAARGVRALVRGTGRDDGEVLQLLPDLPASRQKVVLECLEVRRSDISQALRQEQCRISGPALEDFDWKLKWVMGSSSLSALREPLLEVDLHLSEGRGEPGRTKPSVLSLELDCAELNVLVTALEKARDSLKT; the protein is encoded by the exons TTTCTCCACGCTTGCATCGACGAGGTCTGCGGCCGGAGAGGGCCGTCGTACGACACGTTCAGGACGTCTTGCAGTTGGACGGAGGATGAGTTCTCGTCGGCGGCGAGAGGCGTCCGCGCGCTTGTGCGCGGGACCGGCCGGGACGACGGGGAG GTTTTGCAGCTTCTCCCGGACTTGCCTGCCAGCCGTCAGAAAGTGGTCCTGGAATGCCTCGAGGTACGGAGAAGCGACATTTCGCAGGCCCTGCGGCAAGAACAGTGCCGGATCTCCGGCCCGGCACTTGAAGATTTCGACTGGAAGTTGAAG TGGGTGATGGGCAGCAGTTCGCTGTCCGCGCTGAGGGAGCCGCTGCTGGAGGTGGATCTCCACCTGTCGGAGGGGCGAGGGGAGCCGGGGAGGACCAAGCCGTCCGTGCTGAGCCTGGAGCTGGACTGCGCCGAGCTGAATGTCCTCGTGACCGCGCTGGAGAAGGCCCGGGACAGCCTGAAGACGTGA